A window from Peptococcaceae bacterium encodes these proteins:
- the rpoB gene encoding DNA-directed RNA polymerase subunit beta produces the protein MRRPVQVGKRTRVSYARIKEVLEMPNLIEIQQNSYQWFLNEGIKEMFRDISPIQDFTGNLVLEFIDYSLGEPKYQVEECKERDVTYAAPLRVKVRLINKETGEVKEQEVFMGDFPLMTEKGTFIINGAERVIVSQLVRSPGVYYTEQVDPSGKKIYGATIIPNRGAWLEFETDINDNIFVRVDRTRKLPATVLLRALGYSSNGQIAELFKEDERIRLTLERDHTESEDEALVEIYKRLRPGEPPTVESARSLLHTLFFDAKRYDLAHVGRYKLNKKLKVDIPPHVRHITREDIIATIKQLLKLMNGEGKPDDIDHLGNRRLRSVGELLQNQFRIGLSRMERVVRERMTIQDVEVITPQILINIRPVVAAIKEFFGSSQLSQFMDQTNPLAELTHKRRLSALGPGGLSRERAGFEVRDVHHSHYGRMCPIETPEGPNIGLIGSLSTYGRINEYGFIETPYRKVNKETGQVTDEIVYLTADEEDNYVIAQANAPLDEEGRFVNSKVNARHGSETLVVSVDKVDFMDVSPKQIVSIATAMIPFLEHDDANRALMGANMQRQAVPLLRTEAPFVGTGEEFKAARDSGVVVLAKNSGIVERVTANEIVIHTDDGSKETYRLIKFARSNQGTCMNQKPIVKKGERVEKGQVIADGPSTDQGELALGRNVLVAFMTWEGYNYEDAILISKKLVKEDYFTSIHIEEYECDARDTKLGPEEITRDIPNVGEDVLKDLDERGIIRIGAEVRPGDILVGKVTPKGETELTAEERLLRAIFGEKAREVRDTSLRVPHGEAGKVVDVKVFSRENGDELAPGVNQIVRVYIAQKRKISEGDKMAGRHGNKGVISRILPEEDMPFLPDGTPIEIVLNPLGVPSRMNIGQVLETHLGWAAKTLDLRVATPVFDGATEEDIKTLLAEAKLPVHGKTVLYDGRTGEPFDNEITVGYMYMLKLAHLVDDKIHARSTGPYSLVTQQPLGGKAQFGGQRFGEMEVWALEAYGASYTLQEILTVKSDDVVGRVKTYEAIVKGENVPEPGVPESFKVLIKELQSLGLDVKVLSENDEEIEIKEIDDDISEAAKELGLDIHAPDRPLLDEYEESEEEQENDGFLEYDPDLEELDVDEDNDDFNDR, from the coding sequence ATGCGTCGTCCGGTACAGGTGGGAAAAAGAACGAGGGTCAGCTACGCAAGGATCAAAGAAGTGCTTGAAATGCCCAATCTGATTGAAATTCAACAGAATTCTTACCAGTGGTTTTTAAATGAAGGAATAAAAGAGATGTTTCGTGATATTTCCCCGATACAGGATTTTACCGGAAACCTGGTCCTTGAATTCATCGACTACAGCCTGGGAGAGCCCAAGTATCAGGTGGAGGAATGCAAAGAGCGGGATGTGACCTATGCCGCACCCCTGCGGGTAAAAGTCAGGCTGATTAATAAAGAGACAGGGGAAGTCAAAGAACAGGAAGTTTTCATGGGCGACTTCCCCCTGATGACGGAAAAAGGAACATTTATCATCAACGGCGCCGAAAGAGTAATAGTAAGCCAGCTGGTCAGGTCTCCCGGCGTTTATTACACCGAGCAGGTTGATCCCAGCGGCAAAAAGATATACGGCGCCACCATAATTCCCAACCGCGGCGCATGGCTGGAATTTGAGACCGACATCAACGACAACATTTTTGTGCGGGTTGACAGGACACGCAAACTTCCCGCCACAGTGCTTTTGCGGGCCCTTGGGTACAGCAGCAACGGCCAGATTGCCGAACTTTTCAAGGAAGATGAACGGATCCGCCTCACCCTGGAGCGCGACCATACCGAATCGGAAGACGAAGCCCTGGTGGAAATCTATAAAAGACTGCGTCCCGGGGAACCTCCCACGGTCGAAAGCGCGCGTTCCCTGCTGCACACTTTGTTCTTTGACGCCAAACGCTACGACCTGGCGCATGTCGGACGCTATAAACTTAACAAAAAGCTGAAAGTGGATATTCCGCCCCATGTCCGGCATATAACCAGGGAAGACATCATTGCGACCATTAAACAACTGCTGAAACTCATGAACGGGGAAGGGAAGCCGGATGACATTGATCACCTGGGCAACCGCCGCCTTCGTTCGGTGGGGGAACTTCTCCAGAACCAGTTCCGCATAGGTTTATCAAGGATGGAGCGCGTGGTGCGCGAGCGAATGACTATTCAGGATGTGGAAGTCATCACTCCGCAGATCCTTATTAATATACGGCCGGTGGTGGCCGCAATCAAGGAGTTCTTTGGCTCCAGCCAGCTCTCGCAGTTTATGGACCAGACCAATCCCCTGGCGGAGCTTACGCACAAGCGGCGCTTGAGCGCTCTTGGACCGGGCGGCCTGTCCCGTGAAAGAGCCGGTTTCGAAGTGCGCGACGTTCACCATTCCCATTATGGACGCATGTGCCCGATTGAGACACCGGAAGGTCCTAACATTGGGCTGATTGGTTCTTTAAGCACGTACGGGCGAATCAATGAATACGGCTTTATAGAGACGCCGTACCGCAAAGTGAATAAGGAAACCGGCCAGGTGACGGACGAGATCGTCTACCTTACCGCTGATGAAGAAGACAACTATGTCATTGCCCAGGCCAACGCTCCTTTGGATGAAGAAGGACGCTTTGTCAACTCCAAGGTCAATGCCCGCCACGGCAGCGAGACTCTTGTCGTCTCCGTGGATAAAGTGGATTTCATGGACGTGTCTCCCAAACAGATAGTTTCCATTGCCACCGCCATGATCCCCTTTTTAGAGCATGATGACGCAAACCGCGCTTTGATGGGGGCCAACATGCAGCGGCAGGCCGTGCCTCTTTTGCGTACGGAGGCTCCCTTCGTCGGGACCGGTGAGGAATTCAAGGCGGCGAGGGATTCCGGGGTGGTCGTACTGGCGAAAAACTCCGGGATAGTGGAAAGAGTCACGGCCAATGAGATCGTCATTCATACAGACGACGGCAGCAAGGAGACATACAGGCTGATAAAGTTCGCCCGTTCCAACCAGGGTACGTGCATGAATCAAAAACCGATTGTCAAAAAGGGAGAGCGGGTGGAAAAAGGACAGGTGATAGCCGACGGGCCCTCCACCGACCAGGGTGAACTTGCCCTGGGTAGAAACGTGCTGGTGGCCTTTATGACCTGGGAAGGCTACAATTATGAAGACGCTATCCTTATCAGTAAAAAACTGGTTAAAGAAGACTATTTCACATCCATCCACATTGAGGAATATGAGTGTGACGCCAGGGATACCAAGCTTGGCCCGGAAGAGATAACCCGGGATATTCCCAACGTGGGAGAAGACGTTTTAAAGGACCTGGATGAACGCGGGATCATCCGTATTGGGGCGGAAGTGCGGCCCGGCGATATACTTGTCGGCAAAGTGACTCCGAAGGGCGAAACCGAGCTCACTGCGGAAGAGCGGCTTCTGCGGGCTATTTTTGGCGAAAAGGCCAGGGAGGTAAGGGATACCTCGCTGCGCGTGCCGCACGGCGAAGCCGGCAAAGTTGTTGACGTGAAGGTATTCTCGCGGGAAAACGGCGACGAACTGGCTCCCGGCGTGAACCAGATAGTGCGCGTTTACATTGCCCAGAAGAGAAAGATTTCGGAAGGCGATAAGATGGCAGGCCGGCACGGCAACAAAGGCGTGATTTCGCGCATACTGCCGGAAGAGGATATGCCGTTTTTGCCGGACGGCACGCCCATCGAAATTGTCTTGAATCCCCTTGGCGTCCCGTCCCGTATGAATATCGGGCAGGTCCTGGAAACCCACCTGGGCTGGGCGGCGAAAACCCTCGACCTGAGGGTTGCCACGCCGGTATTTGACGGGGCTACCGAAGAGGATATTAAAACCCTTTTGGCGGAGGCAAAGCTTCCCGTGCACGGGAAAACCGTACTGTACGACGGGAGGACCGGCGAACCTTTTGACAACGAGATCACCGTTGGCTATATGTATATGCTTAAACTGGCCCACCTGGTCGATGACAAGATCCACGCGCGTTCCACCGGGCCGTATTCGCTTGTTACCCAGCAGCCTTTGGGCGGCAAGGCCCAGTTCGGCGGACAGCGCTTTGGGGAAATGGAAGTCTGGGCGCTGGAAGCCTACGGCGCTTCCTATACCTTGCAGGAGATACTGACCGTCAAGTCTGATGACGTGGTGGGACGGGTTAAGACCTATGAAGCCATAGTCAAGGGTGAAAACGTCCCCGAACCCGGTGTCCCCGAATCCTTCAAAGTTCTGATCAAAGAGCTACAGAGCCTGGGGCTCGATGTCAAAGTGCTTTCAGAAAATGACGAGGAAATTGAAATCAAGGAAATTGACGACGACATCAGCGAAGCAGCCAAGGAACTGGGACTTGATATACATGCTCCGGATAGACCGCTCCTCGATGAATACGAAGAAAGTGAAGAGGAACAGGAGAACGACGGGTTCCTGGAATATGACCCGGACCTGGAAGAGCTGGACGTAGATGAGGACAATGATGACTTCAATGACCGCTGA